From one Asterias amurensis chromosome 14, ASM3211899v1 genomic stretch:
- the LOC139946773 gene encoding spermatogenesis-associated serine-rich protein 1-like, giving the protein MSLHVITEIGVPGRIERERRHFAEKRGYDKATVRGRQFIPHGEGSQPTWNPHPHCLQVKYSDKGLDWSSRVRYIPAPTDPEPREDFKLPSLRCYQGALFQTQTEWSFYPEGFHIGKRCQFPPDALPQDKNHPASTTSSKEITHSIMLGKNRKLPSTFERRGYIPAAASGDKSYQAVEYSPQFHNFGSTRPIVNFGGDVRKKHDTFVPLQDLPSYPSERFSIKERRRKYREELNSVQQLDVWEPAIPLGAPFGSEESRKYITV; this is encoded by the exons AGCGTGAGAGGCGACACTTTGCAGAGAAGCGTGGTTATGATAAAGCTACAGTAAGAGGTCGTCAGTTTATACCTCATGGAGAAGGATCTCAACCAACATGGAATCCTCATCCACATTGCCTTCAAGTTAAATATTCAGA TAAGGGTCTAGATTGGTCATCTCGTGTTCGTTACATCCCTGCCCCAACTGATCCCGAGCCAAGGGAAGACTTTAAACTTCCATCTTTAAGATGCTATCAAG gTGCTCTTTTCCAGACTCAGACTGAGTGGTCCTTTTACCCTGAAGGCTTCCACATCGGCAAACGATGCCAGTTTCCTCCTGATGCACTACCTCAAGATAAAAATCATCCAGCAAGTACGACGTCATCAAAGGAAATCACTCACTCCATTATGCTGGGAAAAAATAGAAAAT TGCCATCCACATTTGAAAGAAGAGGTTATATCCCTGCCGCTGCATCAGGAGATAAGTCTTATCAAGCTGTAGAATATTCTCCTCAATTCCACAACTTTGGCTCCACAAGACCTATTGTTAACTTTGG CGGTGATGTACGGAAAAAACATGACACGTTTGTCCCTCTTCAAGACTTGCCAAGTTATCCAAG TGAGCGTTTCTCCATCAAGGAAAGAAGACGAAAGTATCGCGAGGAACTTAACTCTGTACAACAGTTAGATGTATGGGAACCAGCTATTCCACTTGGTGCCCCATTTGGAAGTGAAGAAAGCAGAAAATATATCACCGTGTAG
- the LOC139947302 gene encoding uncharacterized protein, which translates to MDEERRLRTGSWRRSPFGSYRPLPKDPTPSIEKRVASKLLSIHRSGALSVPLYRRLRPSSSTCPRFFGNPKIHKPEVPLRPIVASRGSPTYDTAKYLAKVLRPLVGLTEHHVSNSTQFVDITRNLTLQPTDIMVSFDVESLFTNVPTDEACFLAKERLSHDPSLPDRTGLSPDQIHDLLYTCVSSSCFQFQGKYYEQTAGTSMGSPISPVLADIFMEEFESSSLLTADLRPSLWLRYVDDTFVVWPHGQDSLHEFLQYLNQQHSSIKFTMEQEHSGKLPFLDVLITRNQDGTLHHSIYRKPTHTDRYLHQRSFHHPAIKSSVNRALVQRAYTICDPDSLQHELQHITTSLQRNGYNAKQVKTSKPVPPRPKGLLYPRSNTHTHS; encoded by the coding sequence ATGGACGAAGAACGGCGGCTGCGGACTGGATCTTGGAGGCGGAGTCCGTTTGGTTCATACCGCCCCCTCCCCAAGGACCCCACCCCTAGCATCGAGAAGAGGGTTGCCAGCAAACTCCTTTCCATCCACCGGTCTGGAGCTCTCTCCGTCCCACTCTATCGTAGGCTCCGCCCATCCAGCTCCACCTGTCCCAGGTTCTTCGGCAATCCCAAGATTCACAAGCCGGAAGTTCCCCTCCGCCCCATAGTTGCCTCGAGGGGTTCCCCCACCTACGACACTGCCAAGTACCTAGCTAAAGTACTTCGACCCCTGGTGGGTCTCACTGAACACCATGTTTCCAATTCCACCCAGTTTGTTGACATTACCCGCAACCTAACCCTACAACCCACTGATATCATGGTAAGTTTTGATGTGGAATCTCTCTTCACCAATGTGCCCACTGATGAAGCTTGCTTCTTGGCCAAGGAGAGATTATCACATGACCCATCCCTCCCTGATCGTACTGGTCTTTCACCTGACCAAATTCATGATTTGCTTTACACATGCGTTTCCTCCAGTTGTTTTCAATTCCAGGGCAAGTACTACGAGCAGACAGCTGGGACCTCCATGGGATCCCCTATATCCCCGGTTCTAGCTGACATATTCATGGAGGAGTTCGAGTCCTCATCACTCCTCACCGCTGACCTCCGACCCAGCCTGTGGCTCCGCTacgttgacgacacctttgtcgtGTGGCCCCACGGTCAGGACTCTCTCCATGAATTTCTGCAGTACCTCAACCAACAACACTCCAGTATCAAGTTCACCATGGAGCAAGAACATTCCGGAAAGTTACCCTTTCTGGATGTTCTCATTACAAGAAACCAAGACGGCACCCTACATCACAGCATTTACCGGAAACCCACCCACACCGACCGCTACCTGCATCAGCGGTCTTTCCATCATCCAGCCATCAAGTCGTCAGTCAACCGTGCGCTGGTTCAACGGGCTTATACCATTTGTGATCCGGATAGCCTCCAGCATGAGTTGCAGCACATCACCACTTCTCTACAGCGGAATGGATACAACGCCAAGCAAGTCAAGACTAGCAAGCCCGTCCCCCCCCGACCAAAGGGTCTCCTATACCCaaggtcaaacacacacacccacagttag
- the LOC139947303 gene encoding uncharacterized protein, translating to MRSPISLFNRVPGQPTGSPISSRPPVHLRSQRAFQKHTVVNLSNRSITETETSVLSLGMNFAQPPKSIPTEEIIQSTEQALKHLSKTEKIDVRIKINEVLRKAKPAKSNLSKVEQAALRELRRDESIHILPADKGNATVIMDRTEYTDKVSNILSSGSYRPLPKDPTPSIEKRVASKLLSIHRSGALSVPLYRRLRPSSSTCPRFFGNPKIHKPEVPLRPIVASRESPTYDTAKYLAKVLRPLVGLTEHHVSNSTQFVDITRNLTLQPTDILVSFDVESLFTNVPTDEACFLAKERLSHDPSLPDRTGLSPDQIHDLLYTCVSSSCFQFQGKYYEQTAGTSMGSPISPVLADIFMEEFESSSLLTADLRPSLWLRYVDDTFVVWPHGQDSLHEFLQYLNQQHSSIKFTMEQEHSGKLPFLDVLITRNQDGTLHHSIYRKPTHTDRYLHQRSFHHPAIKSSVNRALVQRAYTICDPDSLQHELQHITTSLQRNGYNAKQVKTSKPVPPDQRVSYTQGQTHTPTVSLPYLGPPSHRLQRIFKEAGIKVYHSAPKKLHGSLQSHKDKKDPSARAGVYRIPCECGKVYVGETGRNLPTRLKEHRAHGRRGDFDKSAIVKHSHIADHRVNWDAAEIIAPIQAWHPRRIREAIEIHKHDTVPQDIGFHISDIWLPFLPTNGSSISTVTP from the coding sequence ATGAGATCTCCTATATCTCTATTCAATCGCGTCCCTGGGCAACCCACAGGATCTCCTATATCCTCACGGCCACCAGTTCACCTCCGTAGTCAACGCGCTTTCCAGAAACACACCGTAGTCAACCTTAGCAACCGGAGTATCACGGAAACCGAGACCAGCGTCCTGTCCCTGGGTATGAACTTTGCCCAGCCCCCCAAGTCCATCCCTACCGAAGAAATTATCCAGTCTACAGAGCAAGCCCTCAAACACCTCAGCAAGACGGAGAAGATTGATGTCCGGATCAAGATAAACGAGGTTCTGCGGAAGGCGAAACCAGCCAAGTCCAACCTTTCCAAGGTTGAGCAGGCAGCCCTCCGAGAACTTCGCCGGGACGAATCCATTCACATCTTGCCTGCTGATAAAGGGAATGCCACTGTCATCATGGACCGCACGGAGTACACTGACAaggtaagcaatattttatcaTCTGGTTCATACCGCCCCCTCCCCAAGGACCCCACCCCTAGCATCGAGAAGAGGGTTGCCAGCAAACTCCTTTCCATCCACCGGTCTGGAGCTCTCTCCGTCCCACTCTATCGTAGGCTCCGCCCATCCAGCTCCACCTGTCCCAGGTTCTTCGGCAATCCCAAGATTCACAAGCCGGAAGTTCCCCTCCGCCCCATAGTTGCCTCGAGGGAATCCCCCACCTACGACACTGCCAAGTACCTAGCTAAAGTACTTCGACCCCTGGTGGGTCTCACTGAACACCATGTTTCCAATTCCACCCAGTTTGTTGACATTACCCGCAACCTAACCCTACAACCCACTGATATCTTGGTAAGTTTTGATGTGGAATCTCTCTTCACCAATGTGCCCACTGATGAAGCTTGCTTCTTGGCCAAGGAGAGATTATCACATGACCCATCCCTCCCTGATCGTACTGGTCTTTCACCTGACCAAATTCATGATTTGCTTTACACATGCGTTTCCTCCAGTTGTTTTCAATTCCAGGGCAAGTACTACGAGCAGACAGCTGGGACCTCCATGGGATCCCCTATATCCCCGGTTCTAGCTGACATATTCATGGAGGAGTTCGAGTCCTCATCACTCCTCACCGCTGACCTCCGACCCAGCCTGTGGCTCCGCTacgttgacgacacctttgtcgtGTGGCCCCACGGTCAGGACTCTCTCCATGAATTTCTGCAGTACCTCAACCAACAACACTCCAGTATCAAGTTCACCATGGAGCAAGAACATTCCGGAAAGTTACCCTTTCTGGATGTTCTCATTACAAGAAACCAAGACGGCACCCTACATCACAGCATTTACCGGAAACCCACCCACACCGACCGCTACCTGCATCAGCGGTCTTTCCATCATCCAGCCATCAAGTCGTCAGTCAACCGTGCGCTGGTTCAACGGGCTTATACCATTTGTGATCCGGATAGCCTCCAGCATGAGTTGCAGCACATCACCACTTCTCTACAGCGGAATGGATACAACGCCAAGCAAGTCAAGACTAGCAAGCCCGTCCCCCCCGACCAAAGGGTCTCCTATACCCaaggtcaaacacacacacccacagttagtttaccatacctaggtcccccctctcatcgcctccaacgcatcttcaaggaagcaggtatcaaggtgtatcactccgccccgaagaaactccatggctctctccaatcgcacaaggacaagaaggacccctccgcccgtgccggagtctatcgcattccatgcgaatgtggtaaggtttatgtcggggaaaccgggcgtaaccttcccactagacttaaggaacaccgagcacacggaaggaggggggacttcgataaatccgccatcgtcaagcattcccacatcgctgaccaccgagtgaactgggatgctgctgagatcatcgctcccatccaggcgtggcaccctagacgcattagagaggccatcgagatccacaagcatgacaccgtaccccaagacatcggcttccacatcagtgacatctggctcccttttctcccgaccaatggatcttctatatccacggtcaccccctag
- the LOC139946772 gene encoding uncharacterized protein, with amino-acid sequence MVERPSSTILPDGTPCISPPPGFGWDEGILQPPPGFGWDEGILQPVVVPIMTTLQMCGFDPQPVERPSVPSMEEPAKERSLLETVKDLLGDIVAQQQRQGELLVSLQMQMDGSHRQRRSSAWCSKVPRSCQRQWREFDGQSTPTTVYYSPSSFQQVDSTTAVEEAILPTPPPDVKSAQIKDTVISRVVELKSSGQKQPSPHQLKREPGAVKRLLHSWDNLEIKEGTLCYRQGKEEPVLEVLPKTMMWPILHSIQVLFNIKGFRELIRLARLSYFWP; translated from the coding sequence ATGGTTGAACGGCCGAGTTCCACCATTTTGCCAGATGGGACGCCATGTATATCCCCACCCCCAGGATTTGGTTGGGATGAGGGTATCCTGCAACCACCCCCTGGATTTGGTTGGGATGAGGGTATACTGCAACCAGTGGTTGTGCCCATTATGACCACTCTTCAAATGTGTGGGTTTGACCCACAACCGGTAGAAAGACCTTCAGTTCCGTCGATGGAGGAGCCTGCTAAGGAGAGGAGCTTGTTAGAGACGGTGAAGGATCTCCTTGGAGACATCGTTGCTCAGCAGCAACGACAAGGAGAACTGTTGGTAAGCCTGCAGATGCAGATGGATGGAAGTCACCGCCAGAGGAGAAGTTCTGCTTGGTGCAGTAAAGTACCCCGAAGTTGCCAGAGGCAATGGCGAGAGTTTGATGGCCAATCCACACCAACAACAGTTTATTATAGCCCGTCATCGTTTCAACAGGTAGATTCGACCACAGCAGTAGAGGAAGCAATCCTGCCAACTCCTCCCCCTGACGTGAAATCAGCCCAAATTAAAGATACGGTCATCTCCAGAGTCGTGGAGTTGAAATCTTCAGGTCAAAAGCAGCCCAGCCCCCATCAGCTGAAACGTGAACCAGGAGCGGTCAAGAGGCTGTTGCACTCTTGGGACAACCTCGAAATCAAAGAGGGTACATTGTGCTATCGGCAAGGCAAGGAGGAGCCGGTGTTGGAGGTTTTGCCCAAGACGATGATGTGGCCGATTTTACATAGTATACAGGTTTTATTCAACATTAAGGGTTTCCGGGAATTAATACGTTTGGCTCGTCTAAGTTATTTTTGGCCTTGA